The following proteins are co-located in the Purpureocillium takamizusanense chromosome 10, complete sequence genome:
- a CDS encoding uncharacterized protein (SECRETED:SignalP(1-25~SECRETED:cutsite=VAA-ER~SECRETED:prob=0.3950)~TransMembrane:1 (n3-14c18/19o319-340i)) → MHLTSSLGLLAAAVAVTASKPRVAAERFIEAKAPSQPAGGRTSEGFSNGTQIIFGRDLHGLNLFSARDCSPGRYLCPQGGCCRTTQNCTPDGCCDKPKIGCGADGCYDPAQNTCCEARGTTCRLGRECLPEGGCCETGNKGCGADGCYDPKTEVCCASRGTTCKTGYACMPDGGCCRTGTRSCGADKCYNDDTSVCCTASGGGDDAWTCDRGEDCCGGGCCDADETCGLDKRCTAKYTSTSTSTRTSSSTATTTTSSSGSSSSSGDGSNDTTATATGDSNNGIGPGGGRPTAQGGDGATGAAGLSAPAPTQSRSASSRVFLAGRLVTVLCPCLVAVFMLAL, encoded by the exons ATGCATCTCACCTCCTCTCTGGGtttgctggcggcggccgtcgccgttaCGGCTAGCAAGCCGCGGGTGGCTGCGGAGCGGTTCATCGAGGCAAAGGCCCCGTCTCAgccagcaggcgggcgcACCTCAGAGGGCTTCAGCAACGGGACGCAGATAATCTTTGGGCGGGACTTGCACGGACTCAACCTCTTTTCTGCAAGAGACTGCAGCCCCGGACGAT ATCTATGCCCGCAAggcggctgctgcagaaCGACGCAAAACTGCACCCCAGACGGCTGCTGCGACAAGCCCAAGATCGggtgcggcgccgacggctgctACGACCCGGCACAAAACACATGCTGCGAGGCTCGCGGCACGACGTGTAGGCTCGGCAGGGAGTGCCTCCCcgagggcggctgctgcgagaCGGGCAACAAGGgatgcggcgccgacggctgctACGACCCCAAGACGGAGGTGTGCTGCGCCTCGAGGGGGACGACGTGCAAGACGGGCTACGCGTGCATGCCCGACGGCGGGTGCTGCCGGACCGGCACCAGGTCGTGCGGCGCAGATAAGTGCTACAACGACGACACGTCCGTGTGCTGTACCGCGagcggtggcggtgacgatgcgtGGACGTGCGATAGGGGCGAGGactgctgcggcggtgggtgCTGCGATGCTGATGAGACGTGCGGCCTGGACAAACGCTGCACGGCAAAGTATACGTCTACGTCTACGTCGACTCGGACTTCGagcagcacggcgacgaccacgacatcgtcgtctgggagcagcagctcctcgggcgATGGTAGCAACGACACGACGGCCaccgcgacgggcgacaGCAACAATGGCATCGGACCGGGAGGGGGCAGGCCGACGGcacagggcggcgacggggcgacgggggccgcAGGGTTATCTGCTCCGGCACCTACGCAGTCAAGATCTGCGAGCAGTCGAGTATTCCTGGCTGGAAGGTTGGTTACGGTGCTATGTCCGTGTCTCGTGGCAGTCTTCATGTTAGCCTTGTAG
- a CDS encoding uncharacterized protein (MEROPS:MER0000312~COG:E~EggNog:ENOG503NYGQ), translated as MPRPIPDTRTKIAILDSGVNGTRFPLQRQDRQGRSFVWRDNGKGHQSEASWWLAVDPHGSQMANVISQLDPSCIFYFVQIADNMNYIELPTVVKALEWAVKCNVDIINCSFALDKCSSSLQAALRKAKEKNIIVMCSTADEGENIDEVWPAAYYRREKDKAEKFENIFPIVGCDEHGKFSKYANEEAGRFMFRGEDVDASSIDPALPIDTATVQGSSVATAIATGVAALILGCYRMVEDALDKKCSPPDLVDACFHRMSEPLRKGNGQERAIRLVKASGLFPTGQNDIRDAGDFLEYMRLLFNDVS; from the exons ATGCCTCGGCCGATTCCAGACACAAGGACAAAGATTGCCATTCTGGACAGTGGAGTCAACGGCACCCGGTTTCCTCTCCAGAGACAGGACCGCCAAGGGCGCAGCTTTGTCTGGCGAGACAACGGCAAAGGACACCAGTCCGAAGCATCCTGGTGGCTCGCTGTTGATCCACACGGGTCTCAGATGGCCAATGTCATCTCTCAGCTGGACCCATCTTGCATTTTCTATTTTGTCCAGATCGCGGACAACATGAACTACATCGAGTTGCCGACTGTGGTCAAG GCCCTCGAGTGGGCTGTCAAATGCAATGTCGACATCATCAATTGCAGCTTTGCTCTGGATAAATGCTCATCGAGCCTTCAAGCAGCACTGCGTAAGGCCAAGGAGAAAAACATCATCGTCATGTGCAGCACAGCCGACGAAGGTGAAAACATCGACGAGGTGTGGCCCGCAGCGTATTACCGGCGGgagaaggacaaggccgAAAAGTTTGAGAACATCTTCCCCATCGTAGGCTgcgacgagcacggcaaGTTCTCCAAGTACGCAAACGAGGAGGCTGGTCGATTCATGTTCCGAGGGGAAGATGTCGACGCCTCCAGCATCGATCCCGCTCTTCCCATCGACACGGCCACTGTGCAGGGCAGTTCGGTCGCCACAGCTATAGCTACCGGTGTCGCCGCTCTCATTCTGGGGTGCTACCGCATGGTCGAGGATGCACTGGACAAGAAATGTAGCCCGCCAGACCTCGTGGACGCGTGCTTCCATAGGATGTCTGAGCCACTCAGGAAGGGCAATGGACAAGAACGGGCCATACGGCTCGTGAAGGCCAGCGGCTTGTTCCCAACTGGTCAGAACGACATCCGCGACGCTGGCGATTTTCTGGAATATATGAGACTGCTTTTTAACGACGTGTCTTGA
- a CDS encoding uncharacterized protein (EggNog:ENOG503PEFS): MAPATAMDQMVHRLLNKPLKPKASKKKRDKLVPCTDTKTLLEFIHDGKHKEFRAAPDFASINNEDRLRLAEAIVARYQSCDPEDIDEDSDDSDDDGSGQETGMPTPPPSPPYQTREQWLEWLLEALSPDPRAGRNLAEELIKRMGIHESRQGPPEKHVHDQEVSHFYILQYVVENSHNLCYDQDEMKQTLFHIAAIHGAKTAIRVCLSVVSGCCDKPREHEPGCETVRRFLTTPDKGGFSPLGHAIARSKTPTVFTMMQLLGNTESDELRKFLREAITSTSGSNVDIIRELLTVRPLGDKRQYQKNIVEQEILQLAVIHFNPRVFEFLLAAGSAVLAGPDCSLVHYAVHMGRPEAAKYLLAKFPDLATRFHLHPDHVPAPSPSTAMSQSKVPMLAQGAGTASEVDEEKFSVLALYNGEDDELRDLIFETLMRKLPISEIREHLGGRTWTGKEISLDVTILAYDPHSLLAFLNSVRSDLSRLEDCARRQIAREAEETDEEPLQNIRLADMPIESLPYLDNNGIEFEPILKYVNIPFFTGRLGEKRTEAVSILQWLKIYKRVKRVFEITVDDCRYCPSTEEDIEMALQDLGVEHLDWRRTDLSIASIARVAKDLKTLHLYSSGSLAAIDHWLGPQGINSLKLERLYIHIIQASTPLMTPSVTGYDN; the protein is encoded by the exons ATGGCCCCTGCAACAGCAATGGATC AAATGGTGCATCGGCTGTTGAACAAGCCGCTCAAACCAAAAGCAtcaaagaaaaaaagggatAAACTGGTTCCGTGCACAGACACCAAGACTCTGCTTGAGTTCATCCATGATGGGAAGCACAAGGAGTTCAGAGCCGCGCCAGACTTCGCGTCCATCAACAACGAGGACCGACTCAGGCTGGCCGAAGCGATTGTCGCTCGATATCAGTCTTGCGACCCTGAGGATATCGATGAGGACTCGGACGacagcgatgacgatggaagCGGCCAGGAAACggggatgccgacgccgccgcccagtccTCCTTATCAAACTCGAGAACAGTGGCTGGAATGGTTACTGGAGGCTTTGTCGCCGGATCCGCGGGCGGGAAGAaacctggccgaggagctgatCAAGAGAATGGGCATCCATGAATCAAGACAAGGCCCTCCGGAAAAGCACGTTCATGATCAGGAAGTCAGCCATTTTTACATACTACAGTACGTGGTCGAGAATAGCCATAACCTCTGCTACGATCAAGATGAGATGAAGCAGACACTATTccacatcgccgccatccacggTGCCAAAACAGCTATCAGGGTGTGCCTGTCCGTTGTTTCTGGCTGCTGTGACAAGCCGCGCGAGCATGAGCCAGGCTGCGAAACCGTCCGACGTTTTCTGACGACCCCCGACAAGGGCGGCTTTTCACCCCTCGGCCATGCAATCGCCAGGAGCAAAACACCAACTGTCTTTACTATGATGCAATTGCTTGGAAACACAGAGTCGGACGAGTTGCGAAAGTTCTTGAGAGAAGCCATCACGAGCACTAGTGGTAGCAACGTGGACATCATCCGCGAGTTACTGACCGTCAGGCCCCTTGGAGACAAGAGACAATACCAAAAAAATATTGTGGAGCAAGAAATCCTGCAACTTGCGGTCATTCACTTCAACCCTCGGGTTTTCGAGTTTCTGCTCGCGGCTGGAAGCGCAGTTCTGGCCGGCCCAGATTGCAGTTTGGTCCACTACGCTGTACACATGGGTCGACCCGAAGCCGCGAAATATCTGCTGGCGAAGTTCCCTGACCTTGCCACCAGATTTCACCTTCATCCGGACCACGTCcccgcgccgagcccgagcacAGCAATGAGTCAGTCAAAGGTCCCAATGCTTGCGCAGGGGGCCGGTACCGCCTCAGAAGTTGATGAGGAGAAATTTTCGGTTCTTGCGCTTTACAATGGcgaagatgacgagcttAGAGATCTCATATTTGAAACTCTGATGAGAAAATTGCCCATTTCGGAGATTCGAGAACATCTGGGAGGTCGTACTT GGACCGGCAAAGAAATATCCCTCGATGTTACTATCCTGGCATATGATCCACATTCCCTTTTAGCATTTCTCAATTCCGTCAGAAGTGACCTTAGCAGGCTTGAGGACTGTGCCAGGAGACAAATTGCACGTGAGGCGGAGGAAACGGACGAGGAGCCCCTTCAAAACATTCGGCTGGCAGATATGCCTATCGAAAGTCTCCCGTACCTTGACAACAATGGCATTGAGTTTGAGCCGATCCTGAAATATGTCAACATTCCTTTCTTCACAGGTCGACTGGGAGAGAAGCGAACTGAGGCAGTTTCCATCCTTCAGTGGCTCAAGATCTACAAGCGCGTGAAGCGCGTCTTCGAGATTACTGTGGATGATTGTAGATATTGCCCCAGTACCGAAGAAGACATCGAGATGGCTCTCCAAGACCTGGGTGTGGAGCACTTGGACTGGAGAAGAACCGACCTCTCGATCGCGTCCATTGCGCGCGTTGCGAAGGATCTCAAGACCCTACATCTCTATTCCAGCGGCAGCCTAGCAGCCATTGATCATTGGCTTGGACCTCAGGGCATAAACTCGTTGAAG CTTGAGCGGTTGTACATCCACATCATCCAGGCTAGTACCCCATTGATGACGCCGTCCGTTACCGGTTATGACAACTGA
- a CDS encoding uncharacterized protein (EggNog:ENOG503PF3C), with protein sequence MATELRIPIVATTRSDGKGKTKNATPDQVHREDVMNHEDAFFHTNIVMSACIHGTWDEEHNDKTPATFLVFTCEVQSMREFRARKIKIQIDFRNVNNEDGSLRPANPTIVSRGPEIIERFQKIPVLRKSEHGIRGAIDGGTVVKPGVTLHQISSDEYEKPYFAEAKSGVRHASPTDHRYVKVWWIYTENSKGTGGVAPGFRVAVLLKRDNNSPFQGQFAITEFDAGWRYPGAVVWHDFWSGRDPDAEEDKIIHPINFDPTKPEPVMPKWMAGVNCKQLVELHTETGIDKKYARVWGVDL encoded by the exons ATGGCTACGGAACTGCGCATCCCCATTGTCGCGACCACTCGGAGCGATGGCAAAGGGAAGACCAAGAACGCGACCCCTGACCAAGTTCACAGGGAGGATGTCATGAATCACGAGGACGCCTTCTTTCACACTAACATTGTCATGTCTGCTTGCATCC ATGGGACCTGGGACGAAGAGCACAACGATAAGACCCCAGCGACCTTCCTGGTCTTCACATGCGAAGTGCAGAGCATGCGCGAGTTCAGGGCGAGAAAAATTAAGATACAAATCGATTTTCGAAACGTCAACAACGAGGATGGAAGCCTTCGCCCTGCCAACCCAACCATTGTGTCTCGAGGCCCGGAGATCATTGAACGTTTCCAGAAGATTCCCGTCCTTCGCAAGTCGGAGCATGGAATCAGGGGAGCCATAGATGGCGGCACTGTAGTGAAACCAGGCGTTACATTGCACCAGATCAGCAGCGACGAGTACGAGAAACCGTACTTTGCTGAGGCCAAATCGGGGGTACGGCACGCCTCCCCCACCGACCACCGGTATGTGAAAGTGTGGTGGATTTACACGGAGAACAGCAAAGGCACTGGAGGCGTTGCCCCAGGCTTCCGAGTTGCGGTGCTGCTGAAAAGGGACAACAACTCTCCCTTTCAAGGCCAGTTTGCCATCACCGAGTTtgacgctggctggcgctaTCCAGGAGCTGTGGTGTGGCATGACTTTTGGAGCGGACGCGACCCAGACGCCGAAGAAGACAAGATCATCCACCCGATCAACTTTGACCCTACGAAGCCTGAGCCGGTCATGCCGAAGTGGATGGCAGGGGTGAACTGCAAACAGCTTGTCGAACTTCACACCGAAACTGGCATTGACAAGAAGTATGCACGCGTCTGGGGGGTGGATTTGTAA